In the genome of Terriglobales bacterium, the window AGAAAGTGCATCTCGATGCGGCGCTGGCCCTCACCCTGGCAGGCTTCGCAGCGTCCGCCGGTCACATTGAAGGAGAAACGGCCGGCCTTGTAGCCGCGCTCCCGCGATTCCGGCAACAGCGCATACAGGTCACGAATGTGGGTGAACACGCCCGTGTAGGTCGCCGGGTTGGAGCGTGGCGTCCGCCCGATGGGCGACTGGTCGATGCGAATGACCTTGTCGATGTGCTCCACGCCCGCCAGCCCTTTGTGTGCACCCGCCTCTTCGCGCGAGCGGTAGAGCTTGCGGGCCAGCGCCAGATAAAGGATGTCGTTCACCAGCGTCGATTTGCCCGAGCCGGAGACCCCGGTGACCACGGTCATGACGTTCAGCGGGAAGCTGACGTCCAGGTTCTTAAGGTTGTTCTCGCGCGCGCCCAGCACGCTGAGCGCCTTGCCGTTCACCGCCTTGCGCTCCGCCGGAACCGGGATAGTAAGGTCGCCGGCGATGTAGCGGCCGGTGAGCGACCCCGGAGCTCGCATGATCTCCTCCGGCGTCCCGGCCACCACCAGTTCGCCGCCGTGGCGTCCGGCGCCCGGGCCCAGGTCAACGACGTAGTTCGCGCGCCGGATGGTCTCCTCGTCGTGCTCCACCACCAGGACCGTGTTGCCCAGGTCACGCAGCGACTCCAGCGTCTTGAGCAGGCGGTCGTTGTCGCGGGCATGCAGGCCGATCGAGGGCTCATCCAGCACGTAGAGCACGCCGCGCAACCGCGACCCGATCTGCGTGGCCAGGCGCACCCGCTGTCCTTCCCCGCCGGAAAGCGTGGCCGCGGAGCGGTCCAGCGAGATGTATCCCAGGCCCACGGCGTTCAGGAACTCCAGACGCTCCACCACCTCGCGCAATACCCGCCCGGCGATGAGCGTTTCGCGCTGGTTCAGCCGCACCTTGCGTGCTGCCTCGATGGCGCGCGAGACCGGCAGTGAAGTGAACTCGGCGATGGACATCCCGCTCACCCGCACCGCCAGGCTCTCGGGCCGCAGGCGCTTGCCGCCGCAGGCCGGGCACTTCGATGCCGACATGTACTGCAGCAGCCATTCCCGATAGCTCTCCGAACTGGAGTCCTCCAGGTTCTGCCGCAGGAAGGCCAGCACGCCGCGGAAGCCCACGCGCTTGGGCTCCTTGTCGCCCGGCCCGTAGAGGATGAGGTTTTGCGTCCTGGCGGGAAGTTTTTCGAAGGGCGTTTTCAGGTCGAATTCGTAGGCCGCGGCCGCCAGCCCTACCATGCGTTGCAGGTTGGCGGAACCGGAGCCGGGTCCCAGCCCTCCCTCGAACAAGGGCTTCGACCAGTCCACGATGATGCGCGCCGGGTCGAAGTCGTAGCGGCTGCCCAGGCCGTCGCACTCCGGGCAAGCGCCGTATTTGCTGTTGAAGCTGAACAGCCGCGGCTCCAGCGTGGGCACGCTGATGCCGCACACCGTGCACGCCATCTTC includes:
- the uvrA gene encoding excinuclease ABC subunit UvrA — its product is MPIREITVRGARQHNLKNINVTIPRGTLTVITGLSGSGKSSLAFDTIYAEGQRRYVETLSAYARQFLDQMERPDVDAIDGLSPAISIEQKTTSRSPRSTVGTITEIYDYLRLVYSSVGAPHCPRCGRAISRQSAEQIVERVMALKPEERVMILAPLVRGRKGEFKKELEKLAQAGFTRARIDGELRSLDEEIRLDKRRNHTIEVVVDRLLVKAGIERRLENAVAIAMKLADGLVQVAVVDGEEHLYSAKMACTVCGISVPTLEPRLFSFNSKYGACPECDGLGSRYDFDPARIIVDWSKPLFEGGLGPGSGSANLQRMVGLAAAAYEFDLKTPFEKLPARTQNLILYGPGDKEPKRVGFRGVLAFLRQNLEDSSSESYREWLLQYMSASKCPACGGKRLRPESLAVRVSGMSIAEFTSLPVSRAIEAARKVRLNQRETLIAGRVLREVVERLEFLNAVGLGYISLDRSAATLSGGEGQRVRLATQIGSRLRGVLYVLDEPSIGLHARDNDRLLKTLESLRDLGNTVLVVEHDEETIRRANYVVDLGPGAGRHGGELVVAGTPEEIMRAPGSLTGRYIAGDLTIPVPAERKAVNGKALSVLGARENNLKNLDVSFPLNVMTVVTGVSGSGKSTLVNDILYLALARKLYRSREEAGAHKGLAGVEHIDKVIRIDQSPIGRTPRSNPATYTGVFTHIRDLYALLPESRERGYKAGRFSFNVTGGRCEACQGEGQRRIEMHFLPDVYVQCEVCAGRRYSHETLAVKYKGSSIADLLETPVGDVLPLLENIPQIRQKLQTLVDVGLGYIQLGQSAVTLSGGEAQRIKLARELSKRQTGRTLYLLDEPTTGLHFDDVSKLLNVLRRLVDLGNTVIIIEHHMDVIRAADWVIDLGPEGGEEGGRIVAQGTPEQVARVKKSHTGQALAQSNRQASEGRVAIDRR